Proteins encoded within one genomic window of Humulus lupulus chromosome 1, drHumLupu1.1, whole genome shotgun sequence:
- the LOC133823225 gene encoding uncharacterized protein LOC133823225 — translation MSSVELEKLLRVLRAHKLAIGWSLVDIIGISPTTVMHKICLEDDSKPSTEAQRRLNPTMKECMGEFSASGTEEGWYDCVEEQAGHNYYCFLDGYSGYHQIAIAPEDQGKTTFTCPYGTFSFWRMPFGLCNALTTFQCCMMAIFSDMVEKTIEIFMDDFSIFGSSFDVCLRNLDAVMQRCEESLLVLNWEKCHFMVREVIVVGYKISRDGIEVDRAKIATIEKLLPPVSVKGDLPFQLMCDASDHVVGAVLGQRIDKVIVYIDHFAIKYLMTKKDAMPLLIRLVLLLQEFDMEIRDKKGTENLVSDHLSRLEVEESQNEKVVQINDFFLDEQLFGGSENSIVPWFADFMNFLVAKIVPPEMTRQQLKKFYSEVKHYYWEEPILYRHCVDQVIRRCVPEDEMHSILAHCHNLQCGGNF, via the exons ATGTCTAGTGTGGAGCTTGAGAAATTGTTACGGGTGTTAAGGGCTCACAAGCTTGCGATTGGATGGTCTCTAGTGGATATTATAGGGATTAGTCCCACTacagtgatgcataaaatctGCCTTGAAGATGACAGCAAGCCTTCTACTGAAGCTCAGAGAAGATTGAATCCAACTATGAAGGAG tgcatgggtgagtTCAGTGCAAGTGGTACTGAAGAAGGGTGGTATGACTGTGTTGAAGa ACAAGCAGGCCACAACTACTACTgcttcttggatgggtattcagggTACCATCAGATTGCTATTGCTCCAGAAGACCAAGGGAAGACAACTTTCACGTGTCCTTATGGTACTTTTTCTTTCTGGAGAATGCCATTCGGGTTATGCAATGCTCTTACTACTTTTCAATGTTGCATGATGGCTATTTTTTCTGATATGGTGGAGAAGACTATTGAGATCTTTATGGATGACTTTTCTATTTTTGGGTCTTCATTTGATGTGTGCTTGAGAAATCTGGATGCAGTTATGCAGCGGTGTGAGGAGTCTCTTCTAGTTCTTAACTGGGAGAAGTGTCACTTCATGGTGAGAGAAGTAATTGTTGTGGGATACAAGATCTCTAGAGATGGTATTGAGGTGGATAGAGCCAAAATTGCAACAATTGAGAAATTACTACCTCCGGTGTCAGTGAAGGGT GACTTACCGTTTCAattgatgtgtgatgctagtgatcATGTTGTGGGTGCAGTCTTGGGGCAGCGTATTGACAAG GTGATTGTGTATATTGATCACTTTGCTATCAAGTATTTGATGACTAAGAAAGATGCAATGCCTCTCTTAATTAGATTGGTTCTATTgctacaagagtttgatatggagattCGTGACAAAAAGGGTACTGAAAACCTAGTATCTGATCACTTGTCAAGACTTGAAGTAGAAGAGAGTCAGAATGAGAAAGTTGTGCAGATTAATGATTTCTTTCTAGATGAACAGTTATTTGGGGGGAGTGAAAATTCTATTGTGCCTTGGTTTGCTGATTTTATGAATTTCCTTGTTGCAAAGATTGTGCCTCCTGAGATGACGAGGCAACAGTTGAAGAAATTTTACTCTGAGGTGAAGCATTACTATTGGGAAgagcctattctctataggcattGTGTTGACCAAGTCATTCGTCGTTGTGTACCTGAGGATGAGATGCATTCTATTCTTGCCCATTGTCACAATTTACAATGTGGTGGGAATTTTTGA
- the LOC133823230 gene encoding uncharacterized protein LOC133823230 — protein MPQQQMNQASSSQQPRPQAPPDRPNEIQAALLTFTNTQTQFMTETRSSIRNLETQVGQLANMLNNRPQGNFPSNTEINPKEQCQEITLRNGKQIEQSSVQQPVVQNEDLGEMSDTVEQWVNEDHQSIETIPLVVVDQSNRCNIAKKAAQKLRDPGSFTIPYTIGKFECKHALCDLGASINLMPLSVFKKLGLGEARPTTVTLQLADQSVEHPQGIIEDVLVKLDKFIFPADFIVLNMEVEADLPIILGRPFLATGQALINVQKGELKLRVQGEEVVFNVFKAMSYPRESDSCFSLSVVDQVVSEKSLVSEALELALTQFGDDEFNDAEVMKYVNWVNSQGPFYRKKYEKLGQGFERSPPLVEKPPVLELKTLPEHLQVCIHG, from the exons ATGCCTCAACAACAAATGAATCAAGCCTCttcatcacaacagcctaggccACAAGCTCCACCAGACAGGCCTAATGAAATACAAGCTGCGCTATTGACTTTTACCAACACCCAGACTCAgtttatgactgagaccagatctTCTATCAGAAATCTTGAAACACAAGTGGGGCAATTGGCCAATATGCTGAATAATAGACCTCAGGGAAATTTTCCTAGCAACACTGAAATTAATCCCAAGGAGCAATGTCAGGAAATTACTCTGAGGAATGGTAAACAAATTGAGCAGTCTAGTGTACAACAACCAGTGGTTCAAAATGAAGATTTGGGTGAAATGTCTGATACAGTTGAGCAATGGGTTAATGAAGATCACCAAAGCATagagacgattcctctagttgtTGTTGACCAGTCAAATCGA TGCAATATTGCAAAGAAAGCTgcccaaaagttgagagatccggggagctttACTATACCTTACACAATTGGAAAATTTGAGTGTAAGCATGCATtgtgtgatttgggggcgagtattaatctgatgcccttatctgtgttcaAAAAACTTGGTTTGGGTGAAGCAAGACCAACAACAGTTACTCTACAGTTGGCAGATCAATCGGTGGAGCACCCACAGGGTatcattgaagatgttcttgtgaaaCTGGATAAGTTTATTTTCCCTGCTGATTTTATTGTTCTTAATATGGAGGTAGAAGCAGATCTGCCTATCATTCTTGGAAGACCATTCCTAGCCACGGGCCAAGCGCTTATTAATGTTCAAAAAGGTGAGTTGAAGCTCCGAGTCCAGGGAGAGGAAGTGGTTTTTAATGTGTTcaaggctatgtcgtatccaagAGAAAGTGATAGTTGTTTTTCTTTGAGTGTGGTTGATCAAGTTGTTTCTGAGAAGTCTTTAGTGTCTGAAGCTTTAGAGTTAGCTTTAACTCAGTTTGGTGATGATGAGTTTAATGACGCCGAAGTCATGAAGTATGTGAATTGGGTGAATTCTCAAGGGCCATTTTATAGAAAGAAATATGAGAAGTTGGGACAAGGATTTGAGAGATCACCTCCATTAGTTGAAAAACCACCAGTTCTTGAGTTGAAGACTTTACCAGAACATTTGCAAGTATGTATACATGggtga